One genomic region from Vibrio sp. SCSIO 43137 encodes:
- a CDS encoding cytochrome b produces the protein MDSKEKLSFITISLHWLVGVLMIYMLVSGLVMDDVEIRWLFDSHTSFGVAIVALVIPRVIWRYANGWPESVGDYSKFEKISGKAVHWLLILATVLMPLSGILMALGGGHGLSFFDYEIIASVENPLNSEEPLVVYPMLESIGGAVHDAVGSTLLPAALLLHIAGALKHHIVDKDKTMTRMLGK, from the coding sequence ATGGATAGCAAAGAGAAACTTTCTTTTATCACCATTAGCCTGCATTGGCTGGTAGGTGTTTTGATGATCTACATGTTGGTGTCGGGCTTAGTGATGGATGATGTTGAAATACGCTGGTTATTTGATTCCCATACGTCTTTCGGTGTGGCTATCGTCGCACTGGTGATCCCGAGAGTAATATGGCGCTATGCCAATGGCTGGCCTGAAAGTGTCGGTGACTACAGCAAGTTTGAGAAAATCAGTGGTAAAGCCGTTCACTGGCTTCTGATTCTGGCTACGGTACTTATGCCGCTCTCCGGTATCTTAATGGCATTGGGGGGCGGACATGGCCTGTCTTTCTTCGACTATGAAATTATTGCATCGGTAGAAAACCCGCTTAACTCAGAGGAACCGCTTGTGGTTTACCCTATGCTAGAGAGTATTGGCGGAGCGGTACATGATGCTGTTGGCTCAACGCTTCTTCCCGCTGCACTGCTGCTGCATATTGCCGGAGCATTGAAACACCACATCGTAGATAAAGATAAAACCATGACCCGGATGTTGGGCAAGTAA
- a CDS encoding DUF1059 domain-containing protein, with translation MSRYYIDCRDYPGDISCSVALAADTKEELLQAVVEHGCKVHGYEDTPEFRENIMKEFKEGTPPE, from the coding sequence ATGTCCAGATATTATATCGACTGCCGGGATTATCCGGGTGATATAAGCTGTTCTGTTGCGTTGGCTGCAGATACAAAAGAAGAACTACTACAGGCAGTGGTAGAGCATGGATGTAAAGTTCATGGCTATGAAGATACACCTGAATTTCGTGAAAATATAATGAAGGAGTTTAAGGAGGGGACTCCGCCTGAATAA
- a CDS encoding 4Fe-4S binding protein gives MTFIESITLMLALVYSVSLLYTSGKKLGAAVTALVVVGASAATLYWPLMLSLVLATVLITAFHHFYPQMAQANQRPDILRNACQHAMALSFFFVAIQYAVHTAFLAAKVSPGFMRPDVTDAFLPIAAAIELKAIAVLGYWDPVHPAGAVMLLTVMVTGILCKRAFCGWICPVGLAGEYIFNWRKKLIKGNYPVPAWLDWPLRMFKYLLLAFFTFISVGMHPLAIPYYLNGNYHKIADVKTAWLFVEPGLITLSVLALFLLLAAWRKRAFCRYFCPYGALLGLVSFLSPFKIRREKNHCLNERGDINCDKCTRACPSNIIVHTASQIRTDECQACMRCVSACPKKQALGFKTRNGWQLSPKHLMVLVFTIMFGIPLVAFSFDFWHSQTSDEVRIYLIQMMDSISY, from the coding sequence GTGACTTTTATTGAATCCATTACGCTGATGCTGGCTCTTGTTTATAGTGTCAGCCTGCTTTATACCAGCGGTAAAAAACTTGGTGCTGCCGTTACCGCTCTTGTTGTCGTTGGTGCTTCAGCCGCGACACTGTACTGGCCCCTGATGCTATCTCTGGTACTGGCGACAGTACTGATCACCGCTTTCCATCACTTCTACCCTCAAATGGCTCAGGCTAACCAAAGGCCGGATATCCTGCGCAATGCCTGCCAGCATGCAATGGCATTGTCGTTTTTCTTTGTCGCAATTCAATATGCGGTGCACACCGCTTTTCTGGCGGCTAAAGTCTCACCCGGATTTATGCGCCCTGATGTTACCGACGCGTTTCTTCCTATCGCAGCAGCCATTGAGCTGAAGGCAATTGCTGTTCTGGGCTACTGGGATCCAGTCCACCCGGCAGGGGCGGTAATGCTTCTGACAGTAATGGTGACTGGCATTCTCTGTAAAAGGGCATTTTGTGGCTGGATTTGTCCCGTAGGATTAGCGGGTGAATACATCTTTAACTGGCGCAAAAAGCTGATTAAAGGAAACTATCCGGTACCTGCATGGCTGGACTGGCCGTTACGCATGTTTAAGTATCTGCTGCTGGCCTTTTTTACCTTTATCTCTGTTGGAATGCATCCGCTAGCCATCCCTTATTACCTGAATGGTAACTATCACAAAATAGCCGATGTAAAAACCGCCTGGCTTTTTGTTGAACCGGGATTAATCACCTTGTCGGTACTCGCTCTGTTTCTCCTGCTGGCGGCGTGGCGTAAACGGGCATTTTGCCGCTACTTTTGCCCTTACGGTGCACTACTCGGGCTAGTCAGCTTTTTAAGTCCGTTTAAGATTCGCAGGGAAAAGAACCACTGTCTTAATGAGCGAGGAGATATTAACTGCGATAAATGTACCCGTGCCTGTCCTTCTAACATTATTGTGCATACCGCAAGCCAGATCCGCACTGACGAATGTCAGGCCTGTATGCGCTGCGTATCTGCCTGCCCTAAAAAACAAGCCCTTGGTTTTAAAACCCGCAATGGCTGGCAGCTTTCGCCTAAGCATCTGATGGTGTTAGTTTTCACTATTATGTTCGGCATTCCGCTGGTCGCATTCAGTTTTGACTTCTGGCATAGCCAGACCAGTGATGAAGTGAGGATATATCTGATTCAGATGATGGACTCGATAAGTTATTAA